The following coding sequences are from one Candidatus Bathyarchaeota archaeon window:
- a CDS encoding winged helix-turn-helix transcriptional regulator — MSAGTRPLKYLLGWLIAGTRGGLTRAKIIQALKETPQNANQLANLLKMDYRTIRHHLEVLERNRLIVSAGEGYGKTYFLSPIMEENYALFEEIVRKIWKK, encoded by the coding sequence ATGTCCGCTGGCACTCGCCCCCTCAAATATCTTCTCGGTTGGTTGATAGCTGGCACCAGAGGGGGCTTGACACGCGCAAAAATAATCCAAGCCTTAAAGGAAACTCCACAAAACGCGAACCAGTTGGCAAATCTGCTTAAAATGGATTACAGAACCATAAGGCATCATCTGGAAGTCCTCGAGAGAAATAGGCTTATTGTGTCTGCTGGTGAAGGATACGGGAAAACATACTTCCTGTCTCCAATCATGGAGGAAAACTACGCCTTGTTTGAGGAGATTGTGAGGAAAATTTGGAAAAAGTAG